A genomic segment from Lignipirellula cremea encodes:
- a CDS encoding MotA/TolQ/ExbB proton channel family protein, with protein MHPPRKSFRQRWPMRLAAAATVLLGFACFAIAQTETPVPVNPIEPTAAPLASEGSIPTKNMLQVVKDGGPLMIPIAICSIVLLVFVFERAISLRKGRVAPGPFVKRFLGQLRDKQLTRETALELCEENRSPASDVFAAAVKKWGRPAVEVEQAIIDAGERVTHGLRRYLRLLNGVSTISPLLGLLGTVLGMISAFNAIASADAMGRPELLAGGISQALLTTAAGLSVAIPALIAYLFFVGRVDRLIIEIDSYAQEVVDIISAEALSAPASESRSSRAKAADAKATEVKATEVKAKTPRSKSAAA; from the coding sequence ATGCACCCCCCACGAAAATCGTTTCGCCAGCGCTGGCCTATGCGTCTGGCGGCGGCCGCGACCGTCCTGCTGGGTTTCGCCTGTTTTGCGATTGCCCAGACGGAAACGCCCGTCCCGGTCAATCCGATCGAGCCGACCGCAGCTCCCCTGGCCAGCGAAGGCTCCATCCCGACCAAGAACATGCTGCAGGTCGTCAAAGACGGCGGCCCGCTGATGATCCCGATCGCCATCTGCTCGATCGTGCTGCTGGTGTTTGTGTTTGAAAGAGCCATCAGCCTGCGCAAAGGTCGCGTGGCGCCGGGGCCGTTCGTCAAACGCTTTCTGGGGCAGCTGCGCGACAAGCAGCTCACCCGGGAAACGGCTTTAGAGCTGTGCGAAGAGAATCGCAGCCCGGCCTCCGATGTGTTCGCCGCCGCCGTCAAAAAATGGGGACGTCCCGCGGTGGAAGTGGAACAGGCCATCATCGATGCCGGCGAGCGCGTCACGCATGGCCTGCGCCGGTATCTGCGCCTGCTCAACGGCGTCTCCACCATCAGCCCGTTGCTGGGCCTGCTGGGCACCGTGCTGGGGATGATCAGCGCCTTTAACGCGATCGCCTCGGCCGACGCCATGGGCCGGCCCGAACTGCTGGCCGGCGGCATCAGCCAGGCGCTGCTGACGACGGCCGCCGGCTTGTCGGTGGCGATTCCCGCGCTGATCGCCTACCTGTTCTTTGTGGGACGGGTCGACCGGCTGATCATTGAAATCGACAGCTACGCCCAGGAAGTGGTCGACATCATTTCGGCCGAAGCCTTGAGTGCGCCCGCCAGCGAAAGCCGGTCCAGCCGCGCCAAAGCAGCCGACGCCAAAGCGACCGAAGTCAAAGCGACCGAAGTCAAAGCCAAAACGCCGCGCAGCAAGTCCGCTGCTGCGTAG
- a CDS encoding tetratricopeptide repeat protein → MNRKRLLLCSLLIVTAIAAGPRFAHADQWDDLSATIKTYSERGWWAQEVEAIDQFLQAFPQHAGRPEALFHRGEALVQLGKFAEASQSFQAFLDAAPGHSSVPRARFRIAEAAYLTGQADEARTHLKAFLQNHNDHPFCEYVLPYLADVELAGGQFQAAADLYQTAMRRFPGSSMTNAIRFGLGQSLEGLGEPAEAMRFYRVLADSEGSAFSDKALLKMGRLYYADGDNAQAIATLNHFREVDKNNLLRPYGLYSLGLSLARANRHAEAVVVLREAAPADPQHSEAPAIAFALAEALRNQGDAAAAAQQYRKIVQTWPDSEWGDDSLQLLVFEAYAAQRYDDVEKLADEFVAQYPQSPLRDPVDRAKARVQLSRGKFDGAAERLNELSGSDGQRTGSAVSQQDRIDLVRARLGQKQYAEALRTLEPMLSAPDTPPAALLLAGSALAGLDRHAEAATQLQQYLQSDLSPADAAPARVQLAAALARTQQWEALRSLYTTFAKEQGEHPLYLPTVLFLAEQAYAADQKPFAAELFADLARSDRPDEFRAKGNSGLAWCRFDAGEMAAAAEVFSLLLADQPDSPLAAEAALMRGKALEAQGEDAAALAMYQMVIERFRNSTYRPAALLGAARLSDDLQQDQQAARFLESYVDENPQAENLDGVLYRWAWVLADLGEAQEADRLFSRLLAEHPTSSYWCDTAYRLAERRSVEEPVVAAALLERLLAHDGAEKIQTHANYLLGQIAVQQHDWPQAALVMQRVIDEDPHNPLRLQAEFWVAESHFRQGKYDQAGVLFDALAERVGSDGEAWLAMIPLRRAQVLAHQQKWDEAFAMASTIGPAFPEFRQQYEVDYLLGRCWASRASFDFEKARQAYQRVLRSPVGGATETAARAQWMIGETYFIQKNYQAAIAAYERVDVKFDYPQWRAAALLQSGKCHEISNRYDDAVRIYAQLLKEHPDTRFTQEASQRLSVARRRSTGTAPSP, encoded by the coding sequence ATGAACCGGAAACGCCTACTCCTGTGCAGTTTGTTGATCGTGACGGCGATCGCGGCCGGACCGCGTTTCGCGCACGCAGATCAGTGGGACGATCTCTCCGCCACGATCAAAACGTATTCAGAGCGCGGCTGGTGGGCCCAGGAAGTCGAAGCGATTGATCAGTTCCTGCAGGCGTTCCCCCAGCACGCGGGGCGGCCCGAGGCTTTGTTCCATCGCGGCGAGGCGCTGGTCCAGTTGGGCAAGTTCGCCGAGGCCAGTCAATCGTTCCAGGCATTCCTGGATGCGGCGCCGGGACATTCGTCCGTCCCGCGAGCTCGCTTTCGCATCGCCGAAGCCGCCTATCTCACCGGCCAGGCCGACGAGGCCCGCACCCACCTGAAGGCGTTCCTGCAGAATCACAACGACCATCCGTTCTGTGAGTACGTCCTGCCGTACCTGGCCGATGTGGAGCTGGCCGGCGGACAGTTCCAGGCAGCCGCCGATCTTTACCAGACCGCCATGCGGCGCTTTCCCGGCAGCAGCATGACCAACGCCATCCGCTTCGGTTTAGGCCAGTCGCTCGAAGGCCTGGGCGAACCCGCCGAGGCGATGCGATTTTATCGAGTGCTGGCGGACAGCGAAGGCAGCGCCTTCTCCGACAAGGCCCTGCTGAAAATGGGCCGGCTGTACTACGCCGACGGCGATAACGCCCAGGCGATCGCAACGCTGAACCATTTCCGCGAGGTTGATAAAAACAACCTCTTGCGGCCGTACGGGCTGTACTCCCTGGGTCTGTCGCTGGCCCGCGCCAACCGGCACGCCGAGGCCGTCGTCGTGCTGCGCGAAGCGGCGCCCGCCGACCCGCAGCATTCCGAAGCGCCGGCGATTGCCTTTGCTTTGGCGGAGGCCCTGCGGAACCAGGGCGACGCCGCCGCCGCAGCGCAGCAGTATCGGAAGATCGTGCAGACCTGGCCTGACAGCGAATGGGGCGACGACAGCCTGCAGCTGCTGGTCTTCGAGGCGTACGCCGCGCAGCGCTACGACGACGTTGAAAAACTGGCCGATGAATTCGTCGCCCAGTATCCGCAAAGCCCGCTCCGCGATCCGGTCGATCGCGCCAAGGCCCGCGTGCAGTTGTCGCGGGGTAAGTTCGACGGCGCGGCGGAGCGTTTGAACGAGTTGTCGGGCAGCGACGGGCAACGGACCGGTTCTGCTGTCTCCCAGCAGGATCGCATCGACCTTGTCCGTGCTCGGCTGGGACAAAAACAGTACGCCGAAGCACTCCGCACGCTGGAGCCGATGCTGTCAGCGCCTGACACCCCGCCGGCGGCGTTGCTGTTGGCAGGCTCGGCCCTGGCCGGACTTGACCGGCATGCGGAAGCGGCGACCCAGCTGCAGCAGTACCTGCAGTCGGACCTTTCCCCCGCGGACGCCGCTCCGGCGCGCGTGCAACTGGCGGCCGCCCTGGCCCGCACCCAGCAGTGGGAAGCCCTGCGTTCCTTGTATACGACCTTTGCAAAAGAGCAGGGCGAGCATCCGCTTTATCTGCCGACCGTCCTGTTCCTGGCCGAGCAGGCGTACGCGGCCGACCAGAAGCCGTTCGCCGCCGAACTGTTCGCCGATCTGGCCCGATCAGACCGCCCGGACGAGTTCCGCGCCAAGGGGAACAGCGGCCTGGCCTGGTGCCGGTTTGACGCCGGCGAGATGGCCGCCGCCGCGGAAGTTTTCTCCCTGCTCTTGGCCGACCAGCCCGACAGCCCGCTCGCCGCCGAAGCCGCCCTGATGCGTGGTAAAGCCCTGGAAGCCCAGGGCGAAGACGCAGCCGCCCTGGCCATGTATCAGATGGTGATCGAACGCTTCCGGAATTCCACGTACCGCCCCGCCGCCCTGCTGGGAGCGGCCCGCCTGAGCGACGACCTGCAGCAGGACCAGCAGGCGGCCCGCTTTCTGGAAAGCTACGTTGACGAGAATCCCCAGGCGGAGAACCTCGACGGCGTGCTGTATCGCTGGGCCTGGGTGCTGGCCGATCTGGGCGAAGCCCAAGAGGCGGACCGGCTGTTCAGCCGTCTGCTGGCCGAACATCCGACGTCGTCGTACTGGTGCGATACGGCCTATCGCCTGGCCGAGCGCCGCTCCGTAGAAGAGCCGGTCGTCGCCGCCGCGCTGCTGGAGCGTTTGCTCGCGCACGACGGGGCGGAAAAGATACAGACGCACGCGAATTACCTGCTGGGACAGATCGCCGTGCAGCAGCACGATTGGCCGCAGGCGGCGCTCGTGATGCAACGCGTGATCGATGAAGATCCCCACAATCCGCTCCGCCTGCAGGCCGAGTTCTGGGTCGCCGAATCGCACTTCCGTCAAGGGAAATACGACCAGGCCGGCGTGCTGTTCGACGCCCTGGCGGAACGGGTCGGCAGCGACGGCGAAGCCTGGCTGGCCATGATCCCGCTGCGCCGAGCGCAAGTGCTTGCCCATCAGCAAAAGTGGGACGAAGCCTTCGCCATGGCCAGCACCATTGGGCCCGCCTTTCCGGAATTCCGCCAGCAGTACGAAGTCGACTACCTGCTGGGACGTTGCTGGGCCAGTCGCGCCAGCTTTGACTTTGAGAAAGCCCGCCAGGCGTACCAGCGCGTGCTGCGGTCGCCTGTCGGCGGCGCCACGGAAACGGCCGCCCGGGCCCAGTGGATGATTGGCGAAACGTACTTTATCCAGAAGAACTACCAGGCCGCAATCGCGGCCTATGAACGGGTCGATGTGAAATTCGACTATCCGCAATGGCGGGCAGCCGCGCTGCTGCAATCGGGCAAGTGCCACGAAATATCCAACCGCTACGACGATGCGGTGCGGATCTATGCACAACTGCTCAAAGAACACCCCGATACCCGCTTTACCCAGGAAGCCTCCCAGCGATTGAGCGTAGCCCGACGCCGATCGACGGGCACAGCTCCCTCTCCCTGA
- a CDS encoding ExbD/TolR family protein has product MPLKTQWEEQPSLNLTPMIDIVFLLIIFFMVGTKFTELERSMQLEVPQVSEAGALAPAPKKQVINIYRDGRIALNNDVLTLEELEARLTQARASYSELGVIVRGDGDGSFQNVATVLGACRKAGVSDMGIAVRIARKE; this is encoded by the coding sequence ATGCCGCTGAAGACCCAGTGGGAAGAGCAGCCCTCACTGAACCTGACGCCGATGATCGATATCGTGTTCTTGCTCATCATCTTTTTTATGGTGGGGACCAAGTTCACGGAACTCGAACGCAGCATGCAGCTGGAGGTGCCGCAGGTCAGCGAAGCCGGCGCCCTGGCCCCGGCGCCGAAAAAGCAGGTGATCAATATTTACCGCGACGGTCGCATCGCCCTCAATAACGACGTCCTCACCCTCGAAGAACTGGAAGCCCGCCTGACCCAGGCCCGCGCCAGTTACAGTGAGCTGGGGGTCATCGTCCGCGGCGACGGAGACGGCAGTTTCCAGAACGTGGCGACCGTGCTTGGCGCTTGTCGCAAAGCGGGCGTTTCTGACATGGGCATTGCAGTACGCATTGCCCGGAAGGAGTAG
- a CDS encoding 6-phosphofructokinase, which translates to MTTLARPPKSQHSFRRAAILFAGGPAPAANAVISTAAVSFVRADIEVLGIKHGYSSLASYSPDAPLEEGRDYMIIDHDALKRSRNSQGIIIGTARTNPGKHVSSPEHLDDAERSEPLRRVYEGLMSLGVDCLVSIGGDDTLKTANKFKMFQDRMPADKKRIPIVHLPKTIDNDYSGIDFTFGYFTAVETLATEIRNLLYDAEAGRAYFLAETMGRSAGWLAYGAAIAGEASLVVSVEDINGEYASEEIVVDSEGNEKTTTIMNVDKVVDRIVRTMLARDKEGKPFGVIVLAEGLAEFLPQSYLEGIPRDEHGHIAISQVNLGRLFAKLVSKLYGERSGQARKVTGLQLGYESRCARPLGFDVMLGSQLGVGAYRALVEERLNGVMVSVSGQLDLHYVPFDQLVDKETLITKVRFINTQSDFYRLARFLETYVE; encoded by the coding sequence ATGACGACCCTCGCCCGCCCCCCCAAATCCCAGCACAGCTTTCGTCGCGCCGCCATACTTTTCGCCGGCGGCCCGGCCCCGGCGGCCAACGCCGTGATTTCGACCGCCGCCGTCTCGTTCGTCCGTGCGGACATCGAAGTGCTGGGGATCAAACACGGTTATTCGTCTCTGGCCAGCTACAGCCCCGACGCCCCGCTGGAAGAAGGCCGCGACTACATGATCATTGATCATGACGCCCTGAAGCGATCCCGAAACTCGCAGGGGATTATCATTGGCACCGCCCGCACCAACCCGGGCAAGCATGTTTCCAGCCCGGAACATCTGGACGACGCCGAGCGTTCGGAGCCGCTGCGCCGCGTGTATGAAGGGCTGATGTCGCTGGGAGTCGACTGCCTGGTTTCGATCGGCGGCGACGACACGCTGAAAACGGCGAACAAGTTCAAAATGTTCCAGGACCGCATGCCGGCCGATAAAAAGCGGATTCCGATTGTCCATCTGCCCAAAACGATCGACAACGATTACTCCGGCATCGACTTTACCTTCGGTTACTTCACCGCCGTCGAAACCCTGGCCACGGAAATTCGTAACCTGCTGTACGACGCCGAAGCGGGCCGCGCCTACTTCCTGGCTGAAACGATGGGCCGCAGCGCCGGCTGGCTGGCCTATGGGGCCGCCATCGCCGGCGAAGCCAGCCTGGTCGTCAGCGTCGAAGATATCAACGGCGAATACGCCAGCGAAGAAATCGTCGTCGACAGCGAAGGGAACGAGAAAACCACCACCATTATGAACGTCGACAAGGTGGTCGACCGCATCGTCCGCACCATGCTGGCCCGCGACAAGGAAGGGAAACCGTTCGGGGTGATCGTGCTGGCCGAAGGGCTTGCCGAGTTCCTGCCGCAGTCCTACCTGGAAGGCATCCCTCGCGACGAACACGGCCACATCGCCATTTCCCAGGTGAACCTGGGACGTCTGTTCGCCAAACTGGTCTCCAAACTCTACGGCGAACGGTCCGGCCAGGCCCGCAAGGTTACCGGCCTGCAGCTGGGTTACGAATCACGTTGCGCCCGACCGCTGGGTTTCGACGTCATGCTGGGCAGCCAGCTGGGGGTGGGAGCGTACCGGGCCCTGGTGGAAGAACGCCTGAACGGGGTCATGGTGTCGGTTTCCGGCCAGCTGGACCTGCATTACGTGCCGTTCGACCAGCTGGTCGACAAAGAGACGCTCATCACGAAAGTGCGTTTCATCAACACCCAGTCCGACTTTTACCGCCTGGCCCGCTTCCTCGAAACCTACGTGGAATAG
- a CDS encoding ferrochelatase: MAEAYDAVLVVSFGGPDGPADVMPFLENVLRGRNVPRERMLEVAEHYQHFGGVSPINAQNRALIAALVAELNTHGPHLPVYWGNRNWHPLLPDVLRQMGEDGVKRALAFFTSSFSSYSGCRQYRENIAAAQEEVGPLAPTVDKLRVFFNHPGFIEAMGDRVRTALSQLPSGGRDAQVFFTAHSIPMSMSDNCAYVAQLQEACRLTAAAAGADPDSWRLTYQSRSGPPTQPWLEPDINDALRAAQKSGLREVVIAPIGFISDHMEVMFDLDTEAKETCEEIGVAMVRAGTVGVHPRFVSMIRELIVERTSGSSDRAAIGQLPASHDVCPLDCCRYERPVRR, translated from the coding sequence ATGGCCGAGGCGTACGACGCCGTACTGGTGGTTTCGTTTGGCGGTCCCGATGGCCCTGCCGATGTGATGCCGTTTCTGGAAAATGTCCTCCGCGGCCGCAATGTGCCCCGCGAGCGGATGCTGGAAGTGGCCGAGCATTATCAGCATTTTGGCGGCGTCAGCCCGATTAACGCCCAGAACCGGGCCCTGATTGCGGCGCTGGTGGCGGAGCTGAACACCCACGGTCCGCACCTGCCCGTGTACTGGGGAAACCGGAACTGGCACCCGTTGCTGCCCGACGTTCTTCGCCAGATGGGGGAAGACGGCGTGAAAAGGGCGCTGGCGTTCTTCACCTCCTCGTTCAGCTCCTATTCCGGCTGCCGGCAGTACCGCGAGAACATCGCCGCGGCCCAGGAGGAGGTCGGCCCGCTCGCCCCGACGGTTGATAAACTCCGCGTTTTCTTCAACCATCCCGGTTTTATCGAGGCGATGGGGGACCGCGTCCGCACGGCCTTGTCGCAGCTTCCCAGCGGCGGTCGCGACGCCCAGGTGTTCTTCACGGCGCACAGTATTCCGATGTCGATGTCTGACAACTGTGCATATGTGGCCCAGCTGCAGGAAGCGTGCCGCCTGACGGCTGCGGCTGCCGGGGCCGATCCCGACTCCTGGCGGCTGACGTACCAAAGCCGTAGCGGCCCGCCGACCCAGCCCTGGCTGGAGCCTGACATCAACGACGCCCTGCGGGCGGCCCAAAAGAGCGGCCTGCGAGAGGTGGTTATCGCGCCGATCGGATTTATTTCCGACCATATGGAAGTCATGTTCGACCTCGACACCGAAGCGAAGGAGACGTGCGAGGAGATCGGCGTGGCGATGGTGCGGGCGGGCACGGTCGGCGTGCATCCGCGGTTCGTTTCCATGATTCGCGAGCTGATCGTAGAACGTACGAGCGGATCCAGCGACCGGGCGGCGATCGGCCAACTGCCCGCCAGCCACGACGTATGTCCTCTCGACTGCTGTCGTTACGAGCGACCCGTACGGCGTTAG
- a CDS encoding IS1380 family transposase, giving the protein MQRRIDPQNGSGQSPMIVPEKIVYELADRHQAIAAGGLGALVQTARRLDLRQAINNSITLLKLHRPYDEADHVLNIALNLLAGGGCLEHLEDRRCDEAYLNALGAERIPDPTTAGDFCRRFQEMDILRLMNGFNQVRERVWQEQPDAFFDCAIIEADGTQVQTSAEKKQGIGINYKGEWGYHPLVVTLANTREPLFIVNRSGNRPSHENAAFFFDLAVERCRKAGFRKVVLRGDTDFALTENFDRWSEQNVEFVFGIDAMPNLVGIAKTLAETEWKTLHRRKHKPHSSRDKRPRCKEQIVEQNGYLNKKLVSEQIAEFDYQPGKCGRSYRIIALKKEVRQKRGQLRLFDHEAPVYFFYITNAMKVDKSARQVVRDANARCNQENNIAQLKQCALSAPLDNLLSNWAYMVIASLAWSLKAWATLSIQPAGNGDSRAEQTRQKAALLAMDFRTFRDRVLMVPAQIIRSGRQIVYRLLSYRPTLDYLLLIVQNVHRPLRC; this is encoded by the coding sequence ATGCAGCGCAGGATTGATCCCCAGAACGGGTCCGGCCAGTCGCCGATGATCGTTCCCGAGAAAATCGTTTACGAACTGGCCGACCGGCATCAAGCGATCGCCGCCGGCGGTTTGGGCGCCCTGGTGCAGACGGCGCGGCGACTGGACTTGCGGCAGGCGATCAACAATTCGATCACGCTGCTCAAGTTGCATCGTCCGTACGATGAGGCCGATCATGTGCTCAACATCGCCCTGAACCTGCTGGCCGGCGGCGGTTGCCTGGAGCATCTCGAAGACCGTCGCTGCGACGAGGCGTATCTCAATGCCCTCGGCGCGGAGCGGATTCCCGATCCGACCACCGCCGGCGACTTCTGCCGCCGCTTTCAAGAGATGGATATCCTGCGATTGATGAACGGCTTCAACCAGGTTCGCGAGCGGGTCTGGCAGGAGCAGCCCGACGCGTTCTTCGACTGCGCCATCATCGAGGCCGACGGCACCCAGGTGCAGACCTCGGCCGAGAAGAAACAGGGCATCGGCATCAACTATAAAGGGGAGTGGGGCTATCATCCGCTGGTCGTCACGCTGGCCAACACCCGCGAGCCGCTGTTCATCGTCAACCGCAGCGGCAATCGTCCCAGCCATGAAAACGCCGCGTTCTTCTTCGACCTGGCGGTTGAGCGCTGCCGCAAAGCGGGCTTCCGCAAGGTGGTCCTCCGGGGCGACACGGACTTCGCCCTGACGGAGAACTTCGATCGCTGGAGCGAGCAGAACGTTGAGTTTGTGTTCGGGATCGACGCCATGCCCAATCTGGTCGGAATCGCGAAAACCCTCGCAGAAACCGAGTGGAAAACGCTTCACCGCCGCAAACACAAACCGCACTCAAGTCGCGACAAACGGCCGCGTTGTAAAGAACAAATCGTCGAGCAGAACGGCTACCTCAACAAGAAGCTCGTCTCCGAGCAGATCGCCGAGTTCGACTATCAGCCGGGCAAGTGCGGCCGCTCTTACCGCATCATCGCGCTCAAAAAGGAAGTGCGTCAGAAGCGCGGGCAGTTGCGATTATTCGATCACGAGGCGCCGGTGTACTTCTTCTATATCACCAACGCGATGAAGGTCGACAAGTCGGCCCGACAGGTGGTGCGGGATGCGAACGCTCGCTGCAACCAGGAGAACAACATCGCGCAACTTAAGCAGTGTGCGTTGTCGGCGCCGCTGGACAACCTGCTGAGCAACTGGGCGTACATGGTGATCGCCTCGCTGGCCTGGAGTTTGAAAGCCTGGGCAACGCTGAGTATCCAGCCTGCCGGCAACGGCGACTCGAGGGCGGAACAAACGCGCCAGAAGGCCGCACTGCTGGCGATGGACTTCAGGACGTTTCGCGATCGCGTGTTAATGGTTCCCGCGCAGATCATTCGCAGCGGACGGCAGATCGTCTATCGGTTGCTGAGCTATCGTCCGACGCTGGACTACCTGCTGTTGATCGTGCAGAACGTCCATCGCCCGCTCCGCTGTTGA
- a CDS encoding winged helix-turn-helix domain-containing protein: protein MAAGTETTETTTTLLQQIGEAAGNVWQVLQDEGPTSLSKLVKQVDFPRDVVVAAMGWLAREDKLQVDETSRGRLISLREEQF from the coding sequence ATGGCCGCTGGAACGGAAACGACCGAGACCACCACGACTTTACTCCAGCAAATCGGCGAAGCCGCCGGGAATGTCTGGCAAGTCCTGCAGGACGAGGGCCCGACTTCGCTATCGAAACTGGTCAAGCAGGTGGACTTCCCCCGCGACGTCGTCGTGGCGGCGATGGGCTGGCTGGCTCGCGAAGACAAACTGCAGGTCGACGAAACCAGTCGCGGCCGGCTGATTTCCTTGCGTGAAGAGCAGTTCTAA
- a CDS encoding BatA domain-containing protein: protein MSFLLHFSPLIAFWPFASGLMLLWAAAAALPILIHLWNRRRYRETTWAAMEYLLAAMKKNSRRIHVEQWLLLLIRVAILLLLAAAVADPFWPFLRSLTGALATGGQTHWVIVIDGSYSMDYRRGDESLFEKAKAQAAQVVAEGKQGDAFTLLLMGNPPQTIIADPAFDPGDVQDEIQSLRLSHGGANLSASLAEIRNLVGNAAEKHARLSDYRVCLFTDLGRNTWEEAASEPVARQLQSLAESGALLLFPLGDEGRENLVIESLALGSSLASLGRETTLTFSVHNLGEQPRTTQAKLLVDGRPVFERTIELAADETRQLEVRHQFETAGDHLVEAQLDDPRLEIDNHRYLSVPVRESIRALCVAGRRETAEFMQLNLNPFQAERPYVHAETADETALLERNLNDYDCLFVANLARFGRDEASVLRQFVDAGGGLVLFLGDRVQPEAYNEVLAAEERLLPARLGGLATGQFTLTALGKESPVVQPFVANPQSGLFHLPTHRYFRLEPFDEKTVRPALWFDSGDPALLEEKRGRGRVLLWATAASTQSLDRDEIPPREWTLLPLWRNYPVLYQQLLHAAVAGRNENRNVAVGEPLEDALYGVAAHVPLSLVSPGGRSERVPMTVQGEVNRWHYDSTWTSGVYEARYGAPLSLSRLYAVNLDTRESNLEKMERSELPPALQSDYSFEDLQTPSLPGKTRPELFRWVLGALLLLLLTETWLARRFGGSRS from the coding sequence ATGTCGTTCCTATTGCACTTTTCTCCGCTGATTGCATTCTGGCCTTTCGCCAGCGGGTTGATGCTGCTTTGGGCGGCTGCGGCGGCGTTACCGATCCTGATTCATCTCTGGAATCGGCGGCGGTATCGGGAGACGACCTGGGCAGCCATGGAATATCTGCTGGCGGCGATGAAGAAGAACTCCCGGCGGATCCATGTCGAGCAGTGGCTGCTGCTGCTGATCCGCGTCGCCATTCTGCTGCTGCTGGCGGCCGCCGTCGCCGATCCGTTCTGGCCGTTCCTGCGGTCGCTGACTGGCGCCCTGGCGACCGGCGGGCAAACCCACTGGGTGATTGTGATCGACGGCTCCTACTCGATGGATTACCGCCGCGGGGACGAAAGCCTGTTCGAAAAGGCCAAGGCGCAGGCCGCCCAGGTGGTTGCCGAAGGGAAGCAGGGAGACGCCTTTACCTTGCTGCTGATGGGGAACCCGCCGCAAACCATTATCGCCGATCCGGCCTTTGACCCTGGCGACGTGCAGGACGAAATCCAATCCCTGCGCTTGTCTCACGGCGGAGCGAACCTGTCCGCCTCGCTGGCGGAGATCCGCAATCTGGTGGGCAACGCGGCCGAAAAACATGCCCGGCTGAGCGACTATCGCGTCTGCCTGTTCACCGATCTGGGCCGCAACACCTGGGAAGAAGCGGCCAGTGAACCGGTCGCCCGGCAGCTGCAGTCGCTGGCGGAAAGCGGCGCCTTGCTGCTGTTCCCGCTGGGCGATGAAGGTCGCGAGAACCTGGTGATCGAATCGCTCGCCCTGGGCAGTTCGCTCGCCTCGTTGGGCCGGGAAACGACCCTGACCTTTAGCGTGCATAACCTTGGGGAGCAGCCCCGCACCACGCAGGCGAAACTGCTGGTCGACGGTCGTCCCGTGTTTGAGCGAACGATTGAACTGGCGGCGGACGAAACGCGCCAGCTGGAGGTTCGTCATCAGTTCGAAACGGCTGGCGATCATCTGGTCGAAGCCCAGCTGGACGACCCTCGCCTGGAGATCGATAACCACCGCTATCTGAGCGTGCCCGTCCGGGAGTCGATCCGGGCCCTGTGTGTGGCCGGCCGCCGGGAAACGGCCGAGTTCATGCAGCTGAATCTGAATCCGTTCCAGGCGGAACGGCCGTACGTGCACGCCGAAACGGCCGACGAAACAGCTTTGCTGGAACGGAATCTGAACGACTACGACTGCCTGTTCGTGGCGAATCTGGCCCGCTTTGGCCGGGACGAAGCCAGCGTGCTGCGGCAGTTTGTCGACGCCGGCGGCGGCCTCGTCCTGTTCCTGGGCGATCGGGTGCAACCCGAGGCGTACAACGAAGTTCTCGCCGCCGAGGAACGCCTGTTGCCGGCGCGACTGGGGGGCCTGGCCACCGGCCAGTTCACGCTGACGGCGCTCGGGAAAGAGTCTCCTGTGGTGCAGCCCTTTGTGGCGAATCCGCAGTCGGGCCTGTTCCACCTGCCCACGCATCGCTACTTTCGCCTCGAACCGTTCGATGAGAAAACGGTGCGTCCCGCCCTCTGGTTTGATTCGGGCGATCCGGCCCTGCTGGAAGAAAAGCGGGGCCGCGGCCGCGTGTTGCTCTGGGCGACGGCCGCCTCGACGCAGTCGCTGGATCGGGACGAAATCCCGCCCCGCGAATGGACGCTGCTCCCCCTGTGGCGAAATTATCCCGTGCTGTACCAGCAACTGCTGCATGCGGCCGTCGCCGGTCGGAACGAGAACCGGAACGTCGCGGTCGGCGAACCGCTGGAAGACGCCTTGTACGGCGTGGCGGCGCATGTGCCCCTGTCGCTGGTCTCGCCCGGCGGACGCAGCGAACGGGTGCCGATGACGGTCCAAGGCGAAGTCAACCGCTGGCATTACGACTCCACCTGGACCAGCGGCGTGTACGAAGCCCGCTACGGCGCCCCGTTGTCGCTGTCCCGGCTGTACGCGGTGAACCTGGATACGCGGGAGAGCAACCTGGAGAAAATGGAGCGCAGCGAGCTGCCGCCGGCGCTGCAGTCCGACTACAGTTTCGAAGACCTGCAGACGCCCAGCCTGCCCGGCAAGACGCGTCCCGAACTGTTCCGCTGGGTGCTTGGCGCCCTGCTGCTGCTGCTGCTGACGGAAACCTGGCTGGCCCGTCGCTTCGGCGGCTCCCGCAGCTAA